Genomic DNA from Chlorogloeopsis sp. ULAP01:
TTGATAGTCGTGACTACGCAGCAATGCGAGACTGCTTGACCGATGAGATTAATTTTGATTACTCAGCACTTTTTGGTGCGGTTATGCCTTCATCTGCCGATGAATTGGTTGAGAATGTTCGCAAAAACCATGCGGGGTTTCGGGCCATTCAACACCTTACGGCTAATCACATTGTTACAGTTGACGGAGATAAAGCAACTTGTACAGCCAACTTTGCAGCCCAGCATTTTCTACCAAATGAGCGTGGCGGCAATTTATGGGCAGTCGGAGGGCGGTATGATTACCAACTTATGAAAATTCAGAAGAACTGGAAAATCTATGGATGTAAGATTCATGTTTCTTGGACAGATGGTAATCTTCAGCTATTTGACTTGGCACGTGAGCAGTCCTCCATAACTATCACGGGCTAACAACCGTGTTGCAGCGGACGATTTGGAAGTCTCGGTGGTAATGCAAAGGTTACTCATCGCCGCTGAACACAACCGTTGGGCTGCTTAAGTCATGGTGAGGTCAGTAGTCTGAAGCTTACTTGTTGGTAGCAGGCATAAGTTACTCTGGGCATAACCGTGTAATCAGTTCGCGTAACCATGTGTGTCCAGGATCGCGATCGCTCTTACTATGCCACAGCATATCGACTGAAAACCCTGGCATCTCAAACGGCAAGGGGAAAGCATAGAGATTCCAAGTTTGAGTTAAGGTTGCCACAATCTGGGACGGTATAGTAGCAACTAGCTCTGTACTGACGAGAACAAAAGGTACAATCAAGAAGTTGGGGACAGATACAGCAACGATTCGGCTCAGACCCTGCTGTGCTAGCAATTCATCGACCATCCCTACCATGTCTTCTTTAGGTGAAACCAGTAAATGCGATGCACTAGCGTATTCCTCTATCGTCAATCGTTTACGCTTTTTGAAACGTTCAGCACTAGCAACACAAATGAATGTTTCTAAGTAAAGCGTCTGCTTTTGATGCCAGGATGAAAACTCTGGAAAATATCCTAATGCTAAATCAATTTCGTCTGCATCCAGTAATTTTGGTGCTTTTTGCCAGGTGCTAGAACGGACTTGAACCCGCACATTTGGAGCTATGTGACTAAGTTCTTGTAGAAGCTTAGATAAAAATACAATTTCGGTATAGTCATCCATCCCGATTCGGAAAACGCGATCGCTCGTTTTTGGATCAAACTCTGGCTGGCTACTGACCACTGATTGGATTTGGGTGAGCGCTTCACGGATCGGAACAGCCAGCGCAATCGCTCTCGGTGTGGGCGTAATTCCTTTAGAAGTTTTGATAAACAGATCATCTTTGAATAGCTTGCGGAGTCGAGCCAAGGCATTACTGGTTGCAGGTTGGCTCAATCCAATTTTCTCTGCTGCACGAGTGAGGTGCTGCTCAGTCATCAAGGCATCGAATACGACCAAGAGGTTGAGGTCAATCCCTGCCAATGAGAAATGCTGAATCGACTCCATGATTCACCTGATGAATGAAACTCATATTATTAATCGATTGGACAAATCATATCGCATCCCTGAACATAGAAGTATGAAGTTTGAGCCAGCACGATACACCACACAACAACTCTAGAGGTTTGGCAAATGTCGATTATTCGTGAAATCTATGAAGGATTCCAAAGAGGAGAGTTCGAGCGTTGGGATGCGGTGATTGCTCAAGATGTAGAAATTTATAGCCCTGCTTACTGGGGTGGTCAAGGACTGGATGCGTTAAAAGCTTTTGGTGCTGAGTTTGTAAAGGCGCTCAAACCTCGGATTGACTTAGTTGATGAATTTGATGGTGGCGATCGCGCCTTTTTGACGGTGAATCTAAACTGGAAGCACGTTGAACCCTTTTTCGATCTCAAACCAACAGGTCGAGAAGGAACATCAATTGAAACGTTTATTCTGACTATCCAGAACGGTCAAGTGACTCGCTTCGGAGTTGCTGATAACACCCTTGATCTCGCAATTTACTTGTGGGGGCGGGGCTATTCGATGGCACACAATATTCGTCCTGAGCCGATCGTGCAGGGGATTGAACGCTAGCGTTATCGAGTTTTACCTCCAAGTTGGTTAAATCTATTCACAAGGAGCTTCATGATGAATACAACACGAATTTACCGTTTCCATCAGTATGGTAATCCTGACGTTCTACAACTAGAGAGTCTACCTCTGTTGGAGCCTAGTGCAGGTGAAGTACGGGTCAGAGTTCAAGCGATGAGTTTGAATCGAGCCGATCTGTTGTGGATGGCAAACAACTATGTTGAAGCACCAACATTACCTGCGCGTGTCGGTTATGAAATTGCAGGTGTCGTAGAAGCCGTCGGAGCAAATGTGACCGAATTTCAGGTGGGCGATCGCGTCAGTTCCATTCCTACCTTTTCCATCCGCGACTACGCCAACTTTGGTGAAACGGCAATTCTACCTGTGCGCGGTTTGATCAAAACCCCGGAGAACTTTACGCCAGTACAAGGCGCTAGTTTTGCGTTTGCCTACTTCACCGGATACTTTGCACTGGTCGAATTGGCACATCTGCAACCCTACCAAACGGTGTTAATTACAGCAGGAACCAGTACGACTGGCTTGGCGGCGATCGCCATTGCTAAGAAAATGGGTGCAAAGGTGATTACCACAACACGAACCAGCAAGAAACGTAATGTATTGCTGAGGGCAGGTGCTGATGATGCGATCGCTACCGAAGAAGAAGATTTGGTTGCCCGTGTGATGAACATTACGGAGAATCAGGGGGCAGATGTTGTTTATGATGCTGTAGCAGGTGGACTGAGTGAAAGATTAGTACAGGCAACAAAAATTCGGGGTCACTGGATTGTTTATGGTCTACTGGATACTGAGAATTTGGGACTTTTTCCGTGGTTGCCAATGGCAATCCGCAGCGTTCAATTTCACGGGGTTTACAAAGTGTTTGATTTTACTGGAAATCGCAACTTGGGGTCGCTTGGAAATGAGGAAGCGCTTGCCCGCGCTAAACAGTTTATTGCTGGTGGGTTAAGTGATGGCTCCCTGCCAGTCGTCATCGATCGCAAATTTCAAGGCATTGAATCGCTACCTGAAGCAATGCGTGTGATGGCATCCAATCATGCGGCTGGCAAAATTGTAGTGACGGTATGAGTTTTCCGGCTGCCATGTCATTAGCAAGATTCTGTCAGCCTATAAATGGACTCGCTGCTAAAAGATGCACGGTTGAATAGACAAGCAGCGATCGTTCTTGAGAAAATCTGGGAGCGATCATTGTGGTATCGGTAAAAACGCAACACAACAATTCAAATGCAGCGGACGGTTGAAAGCTGATGGTAATGAGTTCGAACTTGTCTGCCGCCGCTTATCTTGGTCGTTATACCGCCTAATCTAGAGGAGAGACATCAGAATTCAGCGATTCTTCTATTCCCTCTTCCATAACTCAGCAGACTTTTGTCCTTCTTCTATTTCCTTCTCAGTCAAATTCAGCAACTTCTCTACTTGCTCCTCAGTCAATGGACGTGGGGGAATTTCTCCACTGATAATTCGATTAAGATGGGGTATCCCAGTTGAGCGGTTTATTAATACACTCTTATTCGCAGGAGAGTTATTAGGGGGGATGCTGAAGAAGCTGGTTGGCTTGGAGCGTCCTTATGGGATGAGGGACAATTTATAGGTACTTTGCCTCCACCAAAATGTCGGTGACTTCCAAGTCGAAGTGCATAAAACTGTGTAGATGCGATCACCCCTGAGGGAAACATAAACTGTTAAACACACTCTGGGCTTGTATTTGGATATTGACTCTCCATGATTTAGAATCACGTGCTGAGATACACTGGAAGGTCATGCTCGTAGAGATAGCAGCAAGTGAAGTGCGATCGCTCACATACCAATACCAGTTTCTGCTCCAAGAGCAAGGGGAAAACTGTCTAGGAAGCGATCGCCCGATTGAAAATCCCAAGCACTAGTGAGAAGAATGCGATCTGCACCCGACTGATGCGCGATCGCCACTAGATGTATCAAACCTGATTTTGCATCTCGTCTGAGGTAACTTGATTGAGAATAGCGAGTAATCTTTGTGCAATCCCTTGAGGAGAACGACGAACAGCAAAAATTACTCCGTAGTGCGTCTGTTCCCAATTAAATTAATTCTGTACAAGTTCCTCAAAATCATTTCTGTTGTGAGTAACAAGAGTTCTTGCTTGACTTACAGCAAAGGCAAGTTGTTCTACATCAGTTGCGTGAAGTTGCCCTGCATCTCGTGCAGTAATGACATCAAAACCTCTTGCTTCAAGCAAGTCGGCTACCAATACATTGACATCCTCATCCAAATACAGACAAATGAATATACTACTCACAAATCTCTCACCAATGGATCGATCAATTCGTCAGAAATGCGATTTTTTTCAATATATTGATTAATTTCGTCTTGGTGGTCGCTATAGTAGGTTAATGCTCCGAAGACTTGCCCCAAAGTCAGATGTGGCATTCCTTTGGGAATTTCCTCTGGTGCTATGCCCATTCGCCAAGTTTCGACAATTGCTCTGACGGGTGTACGAGTTCCTCGGATAATGGGTTCTCCATGTAGAATCTCATCATCCCGAACAACATAAAGATATTCTGTCGCTTGAACCATGCTAACCTCTCAACTCGGCTGTTCTTTATTTTATGGTTTAGCTCAATTGTCTCAGTGCAGCAGGCGGCATAATAACCCCAATGTACCCGACGCGGAAAAGTTGTCTATGATTGTTCGATGTTGTCTGCGAAGGGTGAACGGGAACGTTACTGAAAGTTTACCAAAACTAGGCTACAGTTTACGATCACCCCAATACACGATCGCTCACATATAAATACTAACTTCTGCCCAAAGAGTAAGGGAAAACTGTCTAGGAAGCGATCGCCCGATTGAAAACCTTAAGTGCTAGTGAGCAAGGCGATCGCCGCATAATAACCTCGCTGCACTGGATGAGCTAATATCCTCTTTCTCAATAAACTCAAATACCAGTTTCTAATCGCGTAACTTTTCTGCCAACTTACCTAAAGCCTCAAGAGCAGCCTGAATAATGCTGTCATACTGGGGTTGAGTAACATCAATCTCTTGTGCGTTCTCACGATTAGTTCCCAATAAACCAATATTATGTCCTTGCGAAACAGCTAAGACTTTGCCTTCAGGATTTTTAATTCTTAATTCTGGTAAAGAACCATTTTGATAAATGCCACAGGTATATTGACGCTGGTTATGTTCAAAACTAGTTTTGATGGGAGTAGCAGTAGAGGCAAACAATAGCTGCGATCGCTCTGGTAGTCTAACGCCAAGTAATTCTAATTCAATAGTTGTATTGCCATTAAAGTTGTTTTCTCGCAATTTATAAGCAATATCTACTCTTTTTGGCAGAGGAAAATAGTCACGCCATCGCCAAGCGATCGCTTTAATTTGAAATTGCAGATTATTGATAGTTTGAGCAACTGTCAGTTTGAGATGTCCTTTACCAACGGTTTGCTGTTCGATAACTTGGACATTAGGAGTCCAAAAAACTGGATCTGGGTTGTCAATTCCGCAGGGTTCTAGAGCGTGCAGTTGTTGATAGAGTTGTTGATCAATTTGATTGAGGTTGGCTTGAACGTCAATTTTGAGTAGTGGTTTGAGATGCTGAAGTTCCAGACATTGGTTGGCGAATTCTCCTAAACGTGATCGCAGTGCTGCTAAATTTTCTGCTGGTAAAGAAAATCCGCCAGCCGCTTTATGCCCGCCAAATTTACCGAGTAAGTCTTGGCAATATTCCAAAGCTGCAAATACATGAAACTCTGGTATGCCTCGCGCCGAACCGCGAATATGATTGTCATCTTCGTAGGTGCCAATAAACACGGGGACACCGTAGCGTTCTACCAACCGGGAAGCAACAATACCAATTACGCCGTGGTGCCAGTTGGGTTGAACTACCACCAAAACACGATTTTGATGTAGAGATGCCACATATTCTGTTTCAACTAATGCGATCGCTTCTTGTTCAATTTGCTCGCACATCTGTTGACGATGCAAATTAATTGCTTCGCACCGCATAGCTCTTTCCAGCGCTATCCCCATATCATCCGTAGTTAGTAGTTCAATCACAATTTGAGGATCGCCAATTCTACCAATAGCATTAATGCGTGGTCCCAAGCGAAAGCCAATATCCTCCGGCTTCAAAGTTTTTGAATTGGGGACTGGGTACAGGGGATTGGGTACAGGGGACTGGGAATTTCTTCCTCTCTCCCCCTCTCCCCCTCTCCTCCTCTCCCCTTCTCCTTGCCGCGCCTGCACTCCAGACATTTGAATTAACGCCTGCACTCCCGGCAATTTTGATTGGGGTAATTGCTGCAAACCGCGTTTTACCCAACGGCGATTTACCCCTGTTAAAGGAGCTAAGTCGGCAATGGTTCCTAATGTAAATAGTTCCAGTAGTGGCTTGATAATGCCACTATTGGTTTTACCTAACTGTTGTGCCAGAGACACCGCTAAAATGTAGGCAACACCAACACCTGCAACACCACGATAAAGTGAAGATTCTGGTAGTAATTTGGGATTGAGGATAGCGTTGGCTGGAGGTAAAGTTTGGGGAATGTCGTGGTGATCGGTGACAATTACCTTTAAACCGAGTTCTCTGGCTCTAGCGATTGGTTCAACAGCAGAAATACCATTATCGACAGTGAGAACTAGCCCTACACCTTCACTCTTAAATTCTTCGATGATGCGTTTATTAATGCCATAACCTTCATGCATCCGACTGGGAATAGCGTAATCTACCTCAGCACCCAACCAACGCAAACAACGTAACAATAAAGCAGTACTAGTCATACCATCTGCATCATAGTCTCCGCAAATGGCGATTTTTTCTTTACGGATAACGCTATCTTGCAACAGTTCCAAGCTAACTGCCAAATCTGGAAATTCCTCCAATGGTGAAGGCAAGTTTACAGATTCTGGATCTAAAAAAGCTTGTGCGGCAACAGGCGTATCAATGCCCCGATTAATTAATAATTGATTAACAAGAGGCGATAAATTTGTTACCTCAATCAAATTTTGTGCTAATTCTATTTTTTGTGGGTAAATCTGCCAACGCTGGTTGGGCAAGCGCCGACGGGTTTTCACTGGTGCAATTGAAGTTTGGTGTAGCACAGTCAGAGAAAGGATGAAGTGTAAATTATGAAGTGTGAAATTTTTAATAATAAAGCAGCTTGGGCTTGTACTAATTTCTATATTTTCATTCTTTATACTTCATCCTTCATACCTTTGTTCACAACATATTCACCCTACCATCATCGAGGATATAAATTGCGCGATCGCCTGGAGCATACCAAGTTGGACGAAATTCCACTCGCAAAGTCGCAAAGTTCGCCTTGGAGACAGTCGCTTTAAGCGGCAATCCAGCCTCATTCCAAAACAGAAGAGAGATATTGGGTTCTGTACCATCTCCCTGCTCTAACTGTAATTTCTGTCCGGGTTGTAGAGTAATTGGACTGGTAGTATATGGTTTCTGTAGTTTTATTGAACTGTAAGTATTATTTATTACTTCTAGTATGATATTTTGCCCAGGCTTAAATTGAATAGAACGGGGGCCGCATTTAGAAGCACAAGTACCAGCCAATGTGGGGCTGGAATACCTAGCCGATAACATAAGCAGAGCTGTCGCAATTAAGGTAGCGGAGACGAACTTAGACATGGAATAGAGACTTATACTTAGTGAGTGAGGAATGTAGATTTTGATACTTTAGCCTAACACTACATTCAATGATTTGAGTAGATACTATATCCATTAAATTACTTGATCATCTCAGATGTGATCGCCCAGTCTAACATCTGTAACTAGAAACAATTACTTGAAAGATTAGCTTTGCGTTTCCCAGCTAACCAAACACTAAAAATCATAATTCTTCTTAATTCCACAGTTGTGTTGAACAGCTACCAGTAAACTTTAAGCAATTTTTCGGGCTGAAGAAGCCAGGCAGACAACCCAGAACATTAATTATCCAAGTGAAATTGCACTAGCATGGGTAATACTCGTTCGAGCAAGTATCGCGTTAGCTGATTTTCCCAAAGCAGTAGAACAGTTTCAAACTCTCCAGCGTCAGATTGGCAACAGTTCGCTTAATGCCCGCGCTCGTAATGCTATCAATTGTTTAGCTCATTAGATAGCAAAGCAATCTACTAAAACATCAAAACGTCTAAAACACTTTTTAACCCCAATTATGAGGTTTTTAAATTTTGATTTATTTCATCAATATATTAACTAATACAGTTCTTTACAATCACTTAAAACAAATATCAACAATACTACCGAGTTCACATTAAATAGTGAATGTAACGCTAAAGAAAACACTACATCGGACAATCATTTAAATGAAACGTATCAAGTTATTTTTATTTTGTGCGATTTCAGCCATATCTTTTGCTTTCAGTGCAGTACCAGCACAGGCACAATCTCAACCTTTATTCTGTCAAATTCATGAGGGAAACTTAAGTAGTTATGTATCAGAATACAATATTTTTGACAAATCTTCTAGAACTCCTCTACGTCCATTTATTCAAAATAGTAAAACTTATAAAATAGACAAAAATTTAACAGCTAAACCATTGTTCTTTACTACTGCTTCAGATGGATCTATTGTTAGCGCATTCCAGTTAAAGGGTGTTATTGGTAATCTTTCAATCGGGACTAGAGATGTAGTGACTCAATATATACAATAAAACGAAATTGGAAGTTATGCTGAAGTTGTAGGACATTGTATAAATGGTGTTTTTATACCACCTCCTAAACAGCAAGTATACGAAACTTATAAATTACCTTTAGATACTCAAGCTGCTTTAACAGAAGCAAAATTAAGCGTTTCAGGAGAACGTATTGGTAATATGTTCAGATAAATACTAGTGATATTAATAAATGATTTTTATTACCCATCTGACAGTAGTTTAGATGGGTAATTTAGTTGAGTAATTGAATTTTCAAGTCTTCAATATGTATTGAGTAAGAAATAGTTAAGAAATTAGTGCTCCTCCGCTCAAACTGACTAGATGGCATCACTTTGACGCTTAACAGTGGTAGTCCTTAAATCTGGTGCTTCTCTAGGGCCATATCTACCCTGGTATGTAGTAAATATTTTGTACTCAGGTAATACTAATGCAATACCATAAGCATTATGAATTGTTCCAGGGTATCTGTAAGGTTCATCATCTGGAGTAATCTGATCGCCCCACGAACCCCGTGTATCCCCAGACGCGATCGCGCCTGAATTTAAGATTAGTAATTTCAATATTATGCGCTTTAACAATTATACTGATTAATCTTGTGCAAATTTTTTTGGGAATGTCCTGCTTAATTTGTGTTGTTTCCATTCAGCAGAGTTGATTGCACTAAAAGGAGAGTGGCAATGAAAAAAGTAGCAGTGTTTGGCAATGCTGGAGGTGGTAAATCAACTCTCAGCAAGAGATTATCCCAAATCACTGGTTTGCCACTTTACGTCTTGGACAAGATTCAGTTTCAATCAGGCGGTGCTGAGGTTCCACACGAAGACTATAAGCGCGCCCATCAACAAATTTTAGTGACTGAGCGATGGGTTATTGATGGGTTTGGTTGCATGGGAAACCCTCTGGCAAAGACTAAACAAGGCAGATACTCTGGTTTTTGTTGATCTGCCGCTATATGTGCATGGATGGTGGGTAACTAAACGATTCATCACAGGCTATTTTAAACCACCAGAAGGTTGGCCTCAAAACAGTCCAATATTGAGGAGTTCCCTTACTAGCTACCGCGTGCTTTGGTTATGTCATAAATATTTGACTCCAAAATATCGTGAATATATCAAGCAGGCTCAAAGCAGCAAAAGTGTTTATCACCTACGCTCGACTAAAGAGATTTCGCAATTTATTGAATTAATAGAAAATGAGACTAACTTTGAACGCTTAGGACATAACAAATCAAGTCACCTCGTAGACTAGATTGAGTTGTGAAAACCAGCAAACCCAGTCCTTTGCTCAATCTTGCTCTCAGGTTGCGATCGCCTTTAAGTTTGAAATATGTCCGTCACCCTATCCGGCTATTCCCATCGATCAAGTTTTGTAGTGGCGTCAACTCCCAATCCCTATTTTCAAGGTTAAACAATTGTCGCAGCCTAAAGCAGCCTTAACTGAGAATTTGTAGCACCAACTGGTAATTGATTTTCCAAAATAGAGCTTTCTTCACCAGAATTGCTTTCTAGCCAATCTTCCTCGTTTGCAGCTAATAATTTGTGAGCTGCATCTAACATTGATGCTGCAATCTCTTTTAAATCTTCGCGATTATTTAAATATGTTTTCAAAGCTTCAATTGGATCTATGCTGTTACTGGCACTTAATTCAGGAACGCGCGGTCTAGCTAACTGGCTCACTAATTCTGGTTGAATTGTATAGTTGTGAGCTAAACTCAACGCTTTATGCAGTGCAGCATTATCTATTAAATCTAGCTGTTCAGAACGAAGTTTGTAAATCAACCTGACAACTGCTTCTTCAATATTATGCTTGGCGATCGCTTTGGCAATTGCAGCTTGCGGATCTTCTGCTTTTGATACATCCACCTCGATTGTGCAAAAACTTCGCACTGGCAAAGGACAAAATTCCCACTTAACATTACCCCGTTCTAACTCAACCATTACATAGCCTTTGTCTTCCTTCTCTTCGCTAAAATCCACCCGCTCAATACTACCTGGATACACCATCGGGGGATTATTTGATTTATTCAAGTTTTGATGGCGGTGGATGTGTCCTAAAGCTACGTAGTCAAAACAAGGTCGTGCCAAAGTTGACAAGGGAATTGTAAAGCCTTTACCTACTGCCAAAAAACGCTCGGCTCCTAAACTAGCATTATCTACCATCAAGTGACCCAACAGAATAGTTGGTAACTTGGGATCAAGACGACGAATTTCTGCTTCCAACACAACTTGCAGGCGTTCAATTAATAGTTGATGAACTTCCGCCAGAGATAAACCTTCGGTTTCTCGGCGAGTCATTAATGCAGAACGAGTCAGCCAAGGCAGAGTAATTACTTGTACTGCACCATTACGGGTTTGGACACAATGAGTAGTTAACTTATCACCTACTACAACTCCCGGTACGCCCAAAGTCCGGTAAATACATAAACTTGCCCCTCCTTGCCCTTGTGAATGCTGATCGTGGTTACCCACCAGTAACACAGTGGGAATTTGAGCGTCTACAAGGCGACGAAACTGGCTGGCAAAAGCTTCCTGAACGTAAGGCGGTGGTGTGGCATCGGGAAAGGCATCCCCGCCAAAGATCACCAAATCAACAGGTTCCGACAGCGCTCGATCCATACATCGAGACAGAGTATTGACAAAATCCTCTAATCGTGTATTCGTTCCTGTTTCCGGATTGATACGTCCGTGGGAGAAGCCGCTTCCCATGTGAATATCAGAAAGGTGGAGGAGCTTAATCATATTCGTAAGTTACTACTTGCTAGTTACTTATAGCTAATTGTTAATTAATTAGTAACCATTAGTCATTAGCTATTAGCTATTGTTTTTAAGTAATTACCCTTGCTTTTACTAAGTTAAGTAACGCTATTTTAAGTTTTGCTGGTTTTTTATTGATAAATATACTGGTTTTGATATCTTAAATAGAACCCTAAAAATAAAAAGAATCTAAAAATGAACGAATTCAAAACTCCAAACCAACTAGGTCAATCTATCTTTCTTGGAGCTTTAGTGATGGTAACTAGCGCTAGTATTATT
This window encodes:
- a CDS encoding nuclear transport factor 2 family protein, with the protein product MVDNNTVKDSVIQKLIDQADIIQTLNRFVLSIDSRDYAAMRDCLTDEINFDYSALFGAVMPSSADELVENVRKNHAGFRAIQHLTANHIVTVDGDKATCTANFAAQHFLPNERGGNLWAVGGRYDYQLMKIQKNWKIYGCKIHVSWTDGNLQLFDLAREQSSITITG
- a CDS encoding LysR family transcriptional regulator: MESIQHFSLAGIDLNLLVVFDALMTEQHLTRAAEKIGLSQPATSNALARLRKLFKDDLFIKTSKGITPTPRAIALAVPIREALTQIQSVVSSQPEFDPKTSDRVFRIGMDDYTEIVFLSKLLQELSHIAPNVRVQVRSSTWQKAPKLLDADEIDLALGYFPEFSSWHQKQTLYLETFICVASAERFKKRKRLTIEEYASASHLLVSPKEDMVGMVDELLAQQGLSRIVAVSVPNFLIVPFVLVSTELVATIPSQIVATLTQTWNLYAFPLPFEMPGFSVDMLWHSKSDRDPGHTWLRELITRLCPE
- a CDS encoding ester cyclase; amino-acid sequence: MSIIREIYEGFQRGEFERWDAVIAQDVEIYSPAYWGGQGLDALKAFGAEFVKALKPRIDLVDEFDGGDRAFLTVNLNWKHVEPFFDLKPTGREGTSIETFILTIQNGQVTRFGVADNTLDLAIYLWGRGYSMAHNIRPEPIVQGIER
- a CDS encoding zinc-dependent alcohol dehydrogenase family protein; translated protein: MMNTTRIYRFHQYGNPDVLQLESLPLLEPSAGEVRVRVQAMSLNRADLLWMANNYVEAPTLPARVGYEIAGVVEAVGANVTEFQVGDRVSSIPTFSIRDYANFGETAILPVRGLIKTPENFTPVQGASFAFAYFTGYFALVELAHLQPYQTVLITAGTSTTGLAAIAIAKKMGAKVITTTRTSKKRNVLLRAGADDAIATEEEDLVARVMNITENQGADVVYDAVAGGLSERLVQATKIRGHWIVYGLLDTENLGLFPWLPMAIRSVQFHGVYKVFDFTGNRNLGSLGNEEALARAKQFIAGGLSDGSLPVVIDRKFQGIESLPEAMRVMASNHAAGKIVVTV
- a CDS encoding DUF5615 family PIN-like protein is translated as MSSIFICLYLDEDVNVLVADLLEARGFDVITARDAGQLHATDVEQLAFAVSQARTLVTHNRNDFEELVQN
- a CDS encoding DUF433 domain-containing protein, which gives rise to MVQATEYLYVVRDDEILHGEPIIRGTRTPVRAIVETWRMGIAPEEIPKGMPHLTLGQVFGALTYYSDHQDEINQYIEKNRISDELIDPLVRDL
- a CDS encoding DHH family phosphoesterase; the encoded protein is MLHQTSIAPVKTRRRLPNQRWQIYPQKIELAQNLIEVTNLSPLVNQLLINRGIDTPVAAQAFLDPESVNLPSPLEEFPDLAVSLELLQDSVIRKEKIAICGDYDADGMTSTALLLRCLRWLGAEVDYAIPSRMHEGYGINKRIIEEFKSEGVGLVLTVDNGISAVEPIARARELGLKVIVTDHHDIPQTLPPANAILNPKLLPESSLYRGVAGVGVAYILAVSLAQQLGKTNSGIIKPLLELFTLGTIADLAPLTGVNRRWVKRGLQQLPQSKLPGVQALIQMSGVQARQGEGERRRGGEGERGRNSQSPVPNPLYPVPNSKTLKPEDIGFRLGPRINAIGRIGDPQIVIELLTTDDMGIALERAMRCEAINLHRQQMCEQIEQEAIALVETEYVASLHQNRVLVVVQPNWHHGVIGIVASRLVERYGVPVFIGTYEDDNHIRGSARGIPEFHVFAALEYCQDLLGKFGGHKAAGGFSLPAENLAALRSRLGEFANQCLELQHLKPLLKIDVQANLNQIDQQLYQQLHALEPCGIDNPDPVFWTPNVQVIEQQTVGKGHLKLTVAQTINNLQFQIKAIAWRWRDYFPLPKRVDIAYKLRENNFNGNTTIELELLGVRLPERSQLLFASTATPIKTSFEHNQRQYTCGIYQNGSLPELRIKNPEGKVLAVSQGHNIGLLGTNRENAQEIDVTQPQYDSIIQAALEALGKLAEKLRD
- a CDS encoding exonuclease SbcCD subunit D, which codes for MIKLLHLSDIHMGSGFSHGRINPETGTNTRLEDFVNTLSRCMDRALSEPVDLVIFGGDAFPDATPPPYVQEAFASQFRRLVDAQIPTVLLVGNHDQHSQGQGGASLCIYRTLGVPGVVVGDKLTTHCVQTRNGAVQVITLPWLTRSALMTRRETEGLSLAEVHQLLIERLQVVLEAEIRRLDPKLPTILLGHLMVDNASLGAERFLAVGKGFTIPLSTLARPCFDYVALGHIHRHQNLNKSNNPPMVYPGSIERVDFSEEKEDKGYVMVELERGNVKWEFCPLPVRSFCTIEVDVSKAEDPQAAIAKAIAKHNIEEAVVRLIYKLRSEQLDLIDNAALHKALSLAHNYTIQPELVSQLARPRVPELSASNSIDPIEALKTYLNNREDLKEIAASMLDAAHKLLAANEEDWLESNSGEESSILENQLPVGATNSQLRLL